The genomic region TTATCCATAAACGCTTTGAAAAACAGGTTGATGAAACTCCTGAAAACATTGCATTAGCTGCATGTGATGGTTCATTTACATATAGTGAACTTAATCAAAAAGCAAATCGTGTTGCTAATGCCCTTATAGACAGAGGAATCAAAGCTAACAGTAATGTGTTGGTAATGCTTCCACGGGACAGCAAGCTTATTTCAGCCATTTTGGGTGTTTTAAAGGCAGGATGTGCATTCATACCTATTGATATAAACTACCCTAAAGGCAGGATTGATTATATTTTCGAAAACAGCCAGGCAGATTATTTAATAGCTGATGGAGTTATTGAAAATTCAATCGATATTAATGAATTGCTCGAAGAGGCAAATACCTCAAATCCTCAAGTTGAAATTAATCCGGATGATTTGGCTTATATGATTTACACTTCAGGTTCTACAGGAAATCCTAAGGGAGTAATGACCAGCCATATGAATATTACAAATCTGTTCTCAAAAAGTGAGGATAGTGTAATTTATAATGCATATTCAAAAATGAAAAAGACTCTTGCCCTTTCAACTGTATCTTTTGATGCATTTTTACTTGATTTCATGCCATTAACCTTCGGTTTGGAAATGGTGTTGGCTAACGATAGTGAAATAAAAAATATTAAGGAATTGGCGGAGTTAGTTAAAAGAGAAAAACCGGATTCACTTACATTTTCCGCACCATCAAGATTTAAACAATATTTGGAATATGAAGAATTTGCCAATCAAGTACCTAACTTCAAGTATATTGGTGTTGGGGGAGAAATGGTACCTCAAGACCTAATTTCACGACTTTTAGAGTACTCTAATTTAGAAGTGTACAATATTTACGGTCCAACTGAAACAACAGTAACATGTAATGCTCATAAGCTTACCACTGCTGAAAATATAACTGTTGGAAAAGCTCTGCACAATTGCATAACTGAAGTTAGGGATATTGACGGTAAATTGCTGCCTTATGGTGTAATGGGGGAATTGTACATTGGGGGTAAAGGTGTATCTAGAGGATACTATAATATGGAAGAAAAAACCAAAGAGGTATTCCTGTATATTAATGATATTCCATATTATAGAAGTGGAGACTATGCTATTGAACTTCCAAATGAAGAATTAGTAATAAAAGGAAGAATTGACAATCAAATTAAATTGAGAGGATTGAGAATAGAACTCGGTGAAATTGAATCCAATATTGCCAAATTCCCACATATTAAACAGATTGCTGTTGTAATTGAGAAAATCAATAATGTTGAACATTTATGTGCTTATTTCACAGCCGATGAAGAAATAGATATAAATCTATTGAAAAGGTATTTGGGAAATAAATTAACTGAATATATGGTTCCAACTGTATTTATGCAGCTTGATGAGATGCCAATATCTCCAAATGGTAAAACAGATATTAAAAGACTTCCAAAACCAAAATTAAATCTAGATTATGTTGAAGCTGAAGGCGAAACTGAAGAAAAATTAGTTGAGCTTGTTGCATCCATTGCCAATACAAATAAATTTGGTACTACAGATGATTTATATGAATTGGGTTTCTCTTCTTTAACATTAATGAAATTAAACTCAATGATTTTCAATGAAATGAATGTGAATATTGATGTAACGTCATTGTTCACAAATCCAACAATAAAATCGCTTGCAGATAAAATTGACAATAACATAGAATCTGAAATAGATGTGGATGAAATTATTGAAACTGCAAAAGATATGGAATATTTCCCATTGACCTCAAACCAAATGGGAATTTACTATGAGTGTTTGCAAACTGAAAAAATCAAATATACAATGCCTTTTGCAATAAGGTTTAAAAGCAGTGTTGATCCTAGTAAACTTAAAGATGCTGTTATTAAAACTGTTGATGCACATCCATATCTCAAAACAAGAATTATTAATAGGGATGGCGGAGAAATATTCCAAAAAAGATGCGATGATGCTGAAATTGAAGAAATAGAAATTGTTGAAATAGATTCCATTAGTAATGAAGAAATAATGGAGAGGGACATAAAACCTATTCCATTAGACAATAATCAATTATTTAGATTTAAAATCTATAAAACACCAACAGAAACAATATTATTCATTGATTTCCATCATATTATTACTGATGGGGTATCTCTGGGCATTTTCTTCAATGATTTGACCAAAGCATATAACAATGAAGAAATCGAAGCTGAAATAATTAATGGATTTGAATATAGTTTGATTGAAGAGAAAGCATCTGTTAGTGAAGTTTCTGAGAAATTCTTCAAAAAACAATTTAGCCAAGACATTGAATCAACAGTTTTAACTCCAAATATGAATGGCGATCCAGATATTGGAAAAATTAAACTTGTTTCAGACCAATTGGGTTCTGATTTTGTCAAATACTTCTGTAAAGACCATTCAATAAGTTCAAACGTTTTATTTATGGCAGCTACACTTTTAAGCCTTAATAAATTTACATTTAGTGACAAATCATTAATTACAACAATATTCAACGGTAGGGCAAACCCAAATTATTCAAATACTCAGGGAATGTTGGTTAAAACGTTACCAGTTATTGTAAATGCTGAAAATCGTGACATGTTGGTTGAGGATTACATAAAAATAGTTGATAAAGCATGGAAAGATGCATTAATTCATAGCGATTATCCATACACAAAACTTTCAGAAGAATATCAATTAAAACCAGAATTCTTCTATGCGTTCCATGAATCCCTAAATAATGATATTGAACTTAATGATGAATCTTATGAAGCAGTTGACCTTGATGGTACAGTTTCAACTGATTATAAAATAAACATGGACATTTATGATGATGGGGAAATTATTACTCTGTATTTGGAATATAATGACCAAATATATACTGAAGAGTATGTCAATCTCTTCCTGCGTTCAATTAAATATATTTTATTCCAATTCTTTGTTAACGATATGGATAAGCTAAAACTAAATGACATTGAATTGATGGAAAGGGAAATCCCTGAATTTGAAGAAATTGATACTCCAATTTTACATAAGCGCTTTGAAAAACAGGTTGTTGAAAAAGCTAAAGATGTGGCATTGGTTGCAAGTGATGCTACTTTAACTTATGCTGAGTTGAATGAGAAAAGTAATAAGATTGCAAATGCATTAATCAAGAGAGGTGTAAAGCCTAAAAGTAATGTTCTTATAATGCTTAAAAGGGACAGTAATTTAATTGCTTCCATTTTAGGTGTGCTGAAAGCAGGCTGTGCATATGTTCCTATTGATCCGGAATATCCTCAGGAAAGAATCAACTACATTTATGAAAACAGTCAGGCGGATTACATCATAAGCTATGAGACTTCTGATAATTCTATTGATGTCAATGAACTTCTTGAAGAGGGTATTGCTGTTAATCCGAATGTTGAGGTTCTTCCAGATGATTTGGCATATATGATTTATACTTCCGGATCTACAGGTAATCCTAAAGGTGTAATGATTAGTCATAAAAACATCTGTAATCAGGCTCAAAACCCTAAATCCACTTATGATAGTTTGCTTTGTATTACAACTATCTCTTTTGACGTGTCTGTTGATGACATATTGACATCTCTTTCAAATGGGTTGAAATTGATACTTGCTGATGATATTCAAATCAAAAATGTTCTTGAGCTTATTAAATTGATTGATGTAAATAAACCTGAAGTTTTAGAAATTACTCCTTCAAGAATAGGGTCTTATCTTGAATTAGATGAATTCTGTAATGTGATTTCTTGTTTAAAATGTATTTTACTTGGTGGTGAGCAATTTTCAGCAAAAGTTTATGAAGATTTAAGAAAATACAGTGATGCAGTTATTTATAATAGTTATGGTCCAACAGAAACAACAATCACCTCAAACAACAAAGAGATTACTGATGTAAATGATTTGACTGTGGGTCCTCCTTTAACCAATTATGTCACTGATGTTCGTGACATTGATGGCAAATTGGTACCTTATGGTGTAATGGGTGAATTATACATTGGAGGTATGAGTGTTGGAAAAGGATACTACAACATGCCAGAAAAAACCAAAGAATCATTCTTAACTATCAATGGCATTCCATATTACAAGAGTGGAGATTATGCTATTGAACTTCCGAATGGTGAAATTGACATTAAAGGAAGAATTGACAACCAAATTAAATTAAGGGGATTAAGAATTGAAATTGGCGAAATTGAAACCAATATTGGTCAATATCCAGATATAAGGCAGGCTGTTGTTGTAATTAAAGAGATTAGCAATGTTGATCATTTATGTGCATATTACACTGCTGAAGGTGAAATTGACAGTGATGATTTAAAAGAGTTTTTAAAAGACAGGCTTACTAACTATATGATTCCAACAGTGTTCATGCAGCTAGATGAAATGCCTCAAACACCAAATGGAAAAACGGATATTAAAAAACTTCCGGAACCAAAATTGGATTTGAATTATGTGGCACCAAAAACAAAACTTGAACAGGAAATTTGTGCAATATTCTCGTCCATATTGAATTTAGAAACTGTTGGTGCAGAGGATAATTTCTTTGAAATTGGTGGAACATCACTTATTGCATCAAAATTAATTATTGAACTGCTTAAACAGGGATATACTGTAAGATATGATGATATATTCAAGAAAAAGACTCCTAGAGCATTAGCGAAATTATTGTCTGGAGAAAGCGATTCCGAAGAGGAGTTGGATGTAGAAGATGACATCATCAAAAACTATGATTACAGTGAAATCAATAAACTTCTTGAAGAAAATACATTGGAAAGCTTCTTCAGTGGTGAAAACTTAGAATTGGGCAATGTCCTATTGACAGGAGCCACAGGATTTTTAGGAATCCATATTTTATATGAATTCATCAAAAATGAGGAAGGAAAAATCTATTGTATGTTAAGGAAGGGCAAATTTGATTCATGTGAAGAACGGTTAATTGATGTGATGAATTATTACTTTGATGAAGATTTCACTGACCTGATAGGGTCACGTATCATCATAATCGAAGGAGACATAACTGAAATTGATGACTTTAAAAAACTTGAGAATGAACCGATTGATACAATAATAAATTCAGCGGCACTTGTAAAACACTATACTGCTGATGATTATATATTCCGGGTAAATGTCGATGGTGTAATCAATGGAATTAAGTTCGCCCAAACAAGGAATAACATAAAATATGTGCAAATATCAACAATCAGCGTTCTTTCATCATACTCTTTATATGAAGATGAATATCCAAATCAGGAATATTGTGAAAGAACATTATATTACGGACAGGATTTGGAAAATAAATATGTATGCAGTAAATTTTTAGCTGAAAGGTCAGTTTTACAAGCGGCGACTAAAGGACTTTCAGTAAAAATAATTAGGGTAGGAAACTTGATGAGCCGTTACTCAGATGGTATGTTCCAGAAAAACTATGATACAAATGCATTTTTAAATAACATAAAGACCATTAAAAAACTGGGAGCAATGAATCCTACAATGGCTAATGAAAAGGTTGACATGAGCCAAATCGATTATGTTGCAAAAGGAATACTTGCATTGTCAAAGACTCCAGAGAAATCCAGAGTATTCCATTGTATGAATAATCATTATATTTCACTTAGAGAAATTATCGATGTATTAAATACATTCAGATATGGAATTGCCGAAGTGGGTTTCGAAATATTTAAACAGATTTACGAACATAACATTAATGATACTATACAAGGTATTATAACTGCCGATTTTTCAATTGATGATTTTGATGAAGAAGACGATTTCGAAGAGAATGTAGAAATTGATCAGACTGTTGATATTCTTCAATCATTAGGATTTGATTGGCCTATACCTGATAAAATGTATCTTAAAAGATTATTCGATTATTTAAACAAATTCAATTATTTTGAATGAAGGTGAATAGATGTCAAATGAAATTATTACTCATAAATTCCGAGAATTGCTGTTGCCGTCATTGCTTATAGCAATGGCTTTAAACATAGCTTCAGTTGTTGATGCAAGTTTTGTATCAACATTCATCGGACACAATGCACAAGCAGCTTTACAGGTTTTAGAACCTTTGGTATTGTTAATCACAATATTTGAATGGTTATTTGGATTGGGAGGTCAAATTTTAGCTTTAAATAAAAAGGCGGAATTTAATGCAGATGGAAGCAATCATTATTTCACAACTTCAATGCTTGCAACAATTGTTCTATCAATTTTGATTTTATTAGTATGTTTTTTATTTAAAGATGCCTTAATTAATCTATTGCATCCAACTGCCGGATCACTACCTTATGTAAATGCATATAGTGTATATTTATTCATTTGTTTCCCAATTGCTACTGTATTAGGTGTTTTATGTCAGTTTATTCGTGTTGATGGACAACCAAATTTTGCTTCAGGAGTAATTATTCTTGTAAATATTATCAATATAATTTTAAATTATGTGTTCCTTGGTATCTTTCATATGGGCATTGAAGGAGCATCACTTGCAATGTTGATAGGTTATATTATTGGAGCAATTTGCACTTTAAAATATCATTTTGATTCAAAAAGAACCTTCAGATTCGTTTTATCCAAATTGAAATTCAAGACTTGGATTGCCTCAACAATTGAAATAATTAAAATAGGTCTTCCAGGCGCAAGTATGGGTTTTTTTAATGTATTACTGGTCTATATCATGAATTTGATTGTCAGTGGCGTTTTAGGAGAACTGGGTTTGGATATATTCAATGTATGTGTGAGTGCATTGTTGTTAATAAGTATCTTAATCATGGGATTCGCCGAAACATTATCTTCCATTGTTCCTATTTATTATTCGCAAAATGATTTTTATAACTTGAATCATATTGTGCGAAATTCACTTATAATAACATTAGTCTGTTCACTGGTATTTACTGTATTTCTGTTAGTATATCCTGATGGATTATTGATGTTTTTCAAACTTCATCAAATGCCTAATGACGGATTGGTGGAAAATGCGATTAGGCTATACTCATTAGCATTCGTACCTATGGCATTTTCAACTATGTTGTTGTTTTATTATGAAGGAATTGAAAGAACTGTGGAATCCGGGATCATTACAATCATTTCAGAATTTCTAGGGCCGTTAATGTTTACCTACTTATTGTATCCCTACATTGGCATCAACAGTGTCTGGGTATCTTTCCCGTTAGGTTTTATTCTATCGATAGTTGCTGTTGCCGTTTATGTAAAAATAATTGAAAGAAATGACGATGAATATTTTGGTCTGTTTTTCATTAGAAAGGGATTAATCGAAAAAACTAGAAATTACACTTTAGAAAGCAAAAATGATGATGAGAAATCTGAAATGTTCAGTCATTTAGAGAATTTGAATGCGGATAATTCATCTATTGAAACATTAGATAAGATAATAAACACCATTTTTGATTCAAACAATGGAAAGGTGCATGTTGAAATATTATTGATTGACTATGGTGATAAGATAACTATCAATATGAAAGATGAAGGGGATCGCGAAGTAATGAAAGGTATTGAAAAATCCTTTTCGCAAGATAACATCAAAGTTAGTGAAGTAATGGGATTTAATAATATAGAATATGTAATAGAAGCTAACTAATTTTCTTTATTTTTTTTCATTGAATATTTTAAATATTTTATTCAATGAAAAAAATTAAAAAGAAAAAGTCTTGCCCGTAGAAGTATTTTTAAAAATAATAATTCCTAGTTAAATGATAGATAGCATTATGCAAAAAAATTTATAAAAAAAGAATAATGGTTTAATGTTATGCATCTGCATACAATAAACCGATAGCTCTGTATAAGAAAAGCAGCATAAAAGGCACTCCGACAAAAATACCAATGAAAACGCCAATATATGGAATTAATCCGATTAGTCCTATGATAAGTGACAAAACAAATGCTATTATATAAATTACAATCAATGTAACTATTATCTTTATCAAACCGACTTTTGACATGTCTCTTAGTATTTGTCTGAATCTCAGACCTTCAGTTCCGCTTCCGGTTTTTGCAAATCTTACAAGTCCTGTAAATGACATCAATGAAAATATGATAAATAATATAATTGCAACAATTAAAGTAATGGTTAGCGCATTTGTGAATGTGTTCATTGTTGTTTTCGGAACTGCAGCCATTATTGTAGTCAAATTGTTTGCATTCTTAGACATTGCATCAATGCTGATATATACGATTTTAGTGAATGAGGTAAAAAGTCCGGTTGCGGAAGCGACAATTATGGTAATAATCGCAGGTATAATGAAATAGATTATATCCAAAATCAATGCTTTAATTCCATTTACAAATTGTTTTACATAATCAAAATCCGGAAGTGTATCATCACCATCAGCTCCACTTTTAATGACCTCAACACAGTACCCTAAAACTATAATTGCAACAATTAAAGTAACAAGGGTCAAAATGAGGGATAAAGTACTATCCTTAACACCATATGACGGAAGAACTGTTGATAAACTCATAATAATAATTAAAGCACAGAATATTAAAAATTTTCGAGTATCGCTAATAGGAAATTTAATAGCGTCCATTATAATTTCACGTAAATTCATATTTATCACATAATTTAACTGATTGACAGATATATATCTTTAGATAATAGTATTTAAAATTTAAAGTATGTAACTATTCAAACTAATAGTACAAGTCATGTTCGACTTAATTGCCATAATCTTATATAGATGAATAAATATAAATTATTGATATAGAGGCATAATATGAACAAAAAAATAGTTGCATTGATTCTTGTAATATTTATTTCATTTTGTTTTTTAAGCATTGTCGTTGCCGACAGTGCCCTGCATAAGGATAACCATACAAATCATGACAAAACAATCGATAAAGATAAAAAAGTCGATAAAAATAAAAAAACGGACAAGAACAAGACAACCGATAAAAACAAAACGAAGAATAAACCCAAAGGGAACTTCATTTTAGCTTTGGGAAGTGGAAATGACATCATGTTCAGCGATGGGTTTAGAGGATTTATTCTTGATCATTCAAAACCTGCTGCAAAGTCCGGAGATGAATTCAAACGTGCCTCTACATCACATGCCGGAAATTCGAATACTCTGAAGAAAGGCATAATAGATAGCTACATGGATGATTCAACTGACCAGATTGAATCAAAAATGAATGATTCTACAAAAAACGAATCTTCCAGTTCCAAGGCTCGTGAATCGTCTGCGGCATCATATGGATCAATAGGAGACCATGATGTCGTTAAGATAAATGACCATACTGAAGCTATTTTTGATTTTGAGGTTTTAACATCTGTATCAGGTAATGTATCAGATTATTTTGCATATAAAGTATCATTTAGAAACATTGAAAACCAAACCAATAATACTAATGTAACAAATACAACAAACGTTACCAATACAACCAACATTACAAATTTAACTCAACCAATGGATAACCAAACAAATGCCACATTTCTAAAAGGATTATATGATTATTTGGCTTTCCTTGCAAATTTACTCTTTAATGCATGGAAACCTATTATAAGTACATTAATAAATAACTTTTTAATGCTTTACAATGCTCTGGGCGAGTTGGTAAATCTATTTGCAAACTTTTTAAGTGACCTTCAGTCTTTGATGGACGCTCTTGGAGAACTTTTAAAGATGCTTGAATCGTTATGGAAAGAACTTGATGGACTTTTAAAATTATTAGCTATTCTAATGAATCTCATTCAACAGCTTTTAGACTTAATTCAGGCCATAATAGATTTCATTTTGCAACTTATCGATGCTATTATCGCATTGTTAATGGAACTTTTAGAATGGCTGTATGCATTAATACAGTTCCTTATAGATTTAATCAATCAACTCATAGCATTAATTCAAGCGATTTTAGCCTTCTTGAAAGCACTTGGCAGTTTCTTGATTAATGTCATTGAAAGTGCAGTAATTATAATAACTACATTCGTGATTATTACAATTGGAGCATTTGTTTACAACAGAATAAGATAATCTTCATCTTATTTCTTTCTTTTTTTTGGATGTATTCTTGGTTAAATATCTAAATTATACATATTAAAATTCATGAACAGTCTCTTCTGCAGTTGATGTTGTTCGATACATTTCTGGATTCATGTTAGTTATAGGTATTTTTAAATAATATCTTAACCAAATTAATAATCATTACAGAATGGGAGGTGACCTTGTGGCTAATGAGAAAATTGCAGGGTTATTATATATAATCTTGGGTTTACTGCTGATTATTTGTCCAGTATTTTCATCTGAATTTCTTTCTATATGTATTGGTTTTGCTTTAGCAGGTTTGGGTATTGCGACAATAAGTAAAGGTATTCTTTTTAGAAATGAGATAAGTAGTGCTTATTCATTTTTGGCTATAGCTATTGGATTTATTTCATTGTTATTTGGAATTTTGTTTATATTCTTTATAAATGCTTTAACATTCCTTGGATCTCTACAATTCTATATTGTTGGAATTATAATGATGGTATATGGATTAATGGGAGTGTTCTTTTTAGATGCTAAACATAAAATTTATTCAATCATTGTTTTAATTTTAGGCATTTTGGTTGTTATATTTGCGGCATTTTTAGCATCACAACCGATTTTAATAGCTATACTTATTGGAGTCGCATTAATTATAGAAGGTGTATTCCTTTTTGTTATGGGTAAAAGCATGAAATTAATTGAACAAAAATGAATAATTTTTCTTAATATTGTATGATGAGATATAGTTCTCATTAATTTTTTTTGATTATTTTTCCTTTAATTCCACATACTATGTATTTTTTTATATATTAAATCCTAATTCGACAAGCACTAAAAAAAGAAAAAATCAGTAGATGTTAATACATCTACTTAATGGTTAGTTTTGCCTTTACTGTTTTTGTTTTGTAGTATTTGCTACCATTATATTTTCCAACAAGGGCAGGGACAAATGTATTCATGAGGGAAATCAATACAGAAACACTAATTGGGGATATGATGGTTGGAGATATTGATGTTGCATATTCCACATATTTGGGTTATGATGAAATTGCCCACCATTCAGGAGTTAGAGATGAAGATGCATGGTTTGCCCTTAAAGGGATGGTCAGACAGATAAGACGTTTATTAAATGGGAACCGATATTCCCCAAGAGAATATCAATTTGTGATTCAATCTGACCATGGTCAAACTAATGGTGCAACATTCAAGCAAAGATACGGACAATCATTTGAAGATTTCATCAAATCTCTGCTTCCTCATGATATTAACATGTATGCTGAAATGTCTTCAAACGAAGACCACTTTGCGGAAGTATATGTTCCATTTTCAGATAAAATCAAATACTTTAAAAACAGAAGAAAGGAATATAAAGAAAAAAAGCTATTGGAGTCTGAAGTTGTTGTGCTTGCATCCGGAAATCTTGCAATGATTTATCTAACCCGTTGGGGCCATAGATTAACATATGAAGAAATCAACGAAATGTTTCCAGATATGATTGATGAAATAGTCAATAATGAATATGTCGGCTTTATTTTGGTTCGATCATCTCAAAGGGGAGATATGGCAATAGGTAAAAACGGAACATATTGCTTGGATAATGATGAAATTGAGGGAGAAAATCCTCTTGAAGGTTTTGGAGACAACATCGTTCACCATTTAAAAAGAAACAGTTCCTTTAAATACACTCCAGACATTTTGGTCAACAGCTTTTACGATGTTGAAAACGATGAGGTTTGTGCCTTTGAAGAATTGGTTGGAAGCCATGGTGGTGTTGGAGGAAGCCAATCAGAACCATTTATTTTATATCCTTCAGATTGGAATGTTCCTGATGAAGAGATTATAGGTGCTGAAAACATATACAAGGTGCTTAAAACAAATTTGGCAAATATTAAAGAAACTGCTAAAACTGACAGAGATTCAAAAGCTTCAAAATAGTAATAAAATTGTTTAAACTGTTATTTGCATGTATGGGGATATATGGGCTTCTTTAAGTCTGTATATTTGAACATATGTGTATTTTACAGACTTTTTTTTCAATTGTCGTGTAGGTTACGGCAATTTTAATTTCAGTATATAATTACATGATTTTAACGTTGAAAAGGAATTTGTCTTCATTATACAAAAAATCAAAAAATAATCATATATTTTCAATATGGATTAACTATCAAAATAATTAATAAATCCATTAATTAAATTGATTATATTATAATTATGTATAATTTAATAATGTGTTTCTTTAAATTAATGGAGATAATAATAAAAATAATTTACTTTCAAACATTAAATATATATAAACTAATTTCTAAAACAATTTTCTATTAACTTTGCATGTTAATGTTTATTATTTTTCATGTTTCACAATCAAAAAATCGGGTTATATCTTTAAAATGGATTAGTTTAGATTTGAATTAAGTGTATAGGTGATTTTAAATGGTTATTTGAATGTGGATAAATGAATTATAATCTTAGACCTAATTCTAAGCTTAAAACTGTTTTCACATTTATTAACCATAATAATTACTTTTTGAATTTTTTAAGGAATATTATCGTTGTAATTGTTACAATTTATGTTGACAATCAATGCTTAAAAGATAGAATTCATTAGATGATTTTGAATTAAACTACTTTATTTTTTGTCAAAAATTAATTTATCAATTATTTCCATATCCAGGTTTTCTTCAATAATTTCGGCCAATCTGTTTAATGAATAGTCTTTTTGGGTTTCGTAAGGATCTTCTCCATATTTTGCCTCAAGACCTTTTTTAACTCTCAAATAATTTAGAAATTCTCTTCTAAAGTTATAATTATGGAAAATTCCATGGAAATAGGTTGCAAAAACGTTTCCAAAGGATGCACCATCAATAATACCGTCTTCATTGTTTCCCTGCCCTTGCTTTATGTTAAGCAATGGGGAGGAATCTAACAGTTTTGTGGTACCTTCATGGATTTCATAACCTCTGACTTCTTCACCAGCAATATTTTTGAATATTTCTCCTGCAATTCCATCAATATTTTCAGGTATTGTTGCAATGGATTGTGTAACTATTTTATCGGCTCTTGAAAATTCTGATTCAATATCAAGCAATCCTAAACCTTCAATTGTTCCATGTTTTGATTCTTTTTTCTCTTCATCATGGATTATCTTTCCCAATATCTGCAAACCACCACAAATTCCTATTATTGGTATTTCGGATGATTTGGAAATAATTTTGTCTGCTAGTCCACTTTCACGTAATGCATACATGTCTTCTGTTGAATTACGTGTCCCTGGAATTAAAATAGCATCAACATCACCAATTTCATCATTAACTCCAATCATCTTAAGGCTTACATCGCTTTCATATTCGAAGGGATCAATATCTGTGAAATTCGCTATTTTCGGAAGTCTGATTACTCCAATGCATATGTCATTGTCTTCGCTAAAAACATGTGTGGTCAATGATGCGGAATCTTCTTCCGGCAATTTTAATGTTTCATCATATGGCAGAACTCCCAAAACTGGTTCTCCTGTG from uncultured Methanobrevibacter sp. harbors:
- a CDS encoding MATE family efflux transporter codes for the protein MSNEIITHKFRELLLPSLLIAMALNIASVVDASFVSTFIGHNAQAALQVLEPLVLLITIFEWLFGLGGQILALNKKAEFNADGSNHYFTTSMLATIVLSILILLVCFLFKDALINLLHPTAGSLPYVNAYSVYLFICFPIATVLGVLCQFIRVDGQPNFASGVIILVNIINIILNYVFLGIFHMGIEGASLAMLIGYIIGAICTLKYHFDSKRTFRFVLSKLKFKTWIASTIEIIKIGLPGASMGFFNVLLVYIMNLIVSGVLGELGLDIFNVCVSALLLISILIMGFAETLSSIVPIYYSQNDFYNLNHIVRNSLIITLVCSLVFTVFLLVYPDGLLMFFKLHQMPNDGLVENAIRLYSLAFVPMAFSTMLLFYYEGIERTVESGIITIISEFLGPLMFTYLLYPYIGINSVWVSFPLGFILSIVAVAVYVKIIERNDDEYFGLFFIRKGLIEKTRNYTLESKNDDEKSEMFSHLENLNADNSSIETLDKIINTIFDSNNGKVHVEILLIDYGDKITINMKDEGDREVMKGIEKSFSQDNIKVSEVMGFNNIEYVIEAN
- a CDS encoding DUF4013 domain-containing protein, giving the protein MNLREIIMDAIKFPISDTRKFLIFCALIIIMSLSTVLPSYGVKDSTLSLILTLVTLIVAIIVLGYCVEVIKSGADGDDTLPDFDYVKQFVNGIKALILDIIYFIIPAIITIIVASATGLFTSFTKIVYISIDAMSKNANNLTTIMAAVPKTTMNTFTNALTITLIVAIILFIIFSLMSFTGLVRFAKTGSGTEGLRFRQILRDMSKVGLIKIIVTLIVIYIIAFVLSLIIGLIGLIPYIGVFIGIFVGVPFMLLFLYRAIGLLYADA
- a CDS encoding DUF308 domain-containing protein, with translation MANEKIAGLLYIILGLLLIICPVFSSEFLSICIGFALAGLGIATISKGILFRNEISSAYSFLAIAIGFISLLFGILFIFFINALTFLGSLQFYIVGIIMMVYGLMGVFFLDAKHKIYSIIVLILGILVVIFAAFLASQPILIAILIGVALIIEGVFLFVMGKSMKLIEQK
- the cobQ gene encoding cobyric acid synthase CobQ, producing MTKCIMVQGTSSNAGKSMLVAALCRIYKNRGYKVAPFKSQNMSLNSYTTKENGEIGIAQMLQAEAAMIEPSIHMNPVLLKPKGDFTSNVIIQGKSIGDMNFYDYQHKYHDTALKAIKESFDILSADYDIIVIEGAGSPAEINMRKQDIANMEIAHMADANVILIADIEMGGVFAAIAGTYVLLDDYDRSRLKATVINKFRGNLDILKPGLDRIEEITGEPVLGVLPYDETLKLPEEDSASLTTHVFSEDNDICIGVIRLPKIANFTDIDPFEYESDVSLKMIGVNDEIGDVDAILIPGTRNSTEDMYALRESGLADKIISKSSEIPIIGICGGLQILGKIIHDEEKKESKHGTIEGLGLLDIESEFSRADKIVTQSIATIPENIDGIAGEIFKNIAGEEVRGYEIHEGTTKLLDSSPLLNIKQGQGNNEDGIIDGASFGNVFATYFHGIFHNYNFRREFLNYLRVKKGLEAKYGEDPYETQKDYSLNRLAEIIEENLDMEIIDKLIFDKK